Proteins from a genomic interval of Drosophila melanogaster chromosome 2R:
- the CG44438 gene encoding uncharacterized protein, whose product MCGFGFMAYGFDCCHRSIDFSLMPSIGKPKTEIKVKCKALKTAELKRQNKQFVEQ is encoded by the coding sequence ATGTGCGGTTTTGGTTTCATGGCTTACGGCTTTGATTGCTGTCATCGCTCAATTGATTTTTCACTAATGCCGTCGATTGGCAAACCCAAAACcgaaataaaagtgaaatgcaaAGCATTAAAAACAGCAGAACTTAAACgccaaaataaacaatttgtcGAACAGTGA